From a single Sphaeramia orbicularis chromosome 4, fSphaOr1.1, whole genome shotgun sequence genomic region:
- the LOC115417664 gene encoding LOW QUALITY PROTEIN: membralin-like (The sequence of the model RefSeq protein was modified relative to this genomic sequence to represent the inferred CDS: inserted 1 base in 1 codon) has translation MSENQANNNNVPLNNNNNNMGNNRIRNPNINQNPLINVRDRLFHALFFKMAVTYARLFPPSFRRVFEFFVLLKALFVLFILAYIHIAFSRSPINCLEVVRERWPRDGILRVEIQRNSSRAPVFLRYYDSAGFQAELNMEDGAGDAVDAGDADGSGEGWLSLAALHXEEEEEEEMTVDMFDNSSVQFELDIEPRLKPSLIGGGVGGGGGGSGGGGVNDSQDVSFSQTTKGTQPLRDSVSELEMMTRAVWPQEEYIVEYSLEYGFLRLSQNTRQRLNIPVMVVTLDPMKDECFGDGFSRFLLDEFLGYDDILMSSVKALAENEENKGFLRNVVSGEHYRFVSMWMARTSYLAAFVIMVIFTLSVSMLLRYSHHQIFVFIVDLLQMLEMNMTIAFPAAPLLTVILALVGMEAIMSEFFNDTTTAFYIILIVWLADQYDAICCHTNTSKRHWLRFFYLYHFAFYAYHYRFNGQYSSLALVTSWLFIQHSMIYFFHHYELPAILQQIRIQEMLLQNQQAGQNQQTALQDNLNNNNSAATANAGGAPGPNTDSAQPPPAPPTSAQPAPETESQTAGAVGEVRSELNWVAQTAAIITEALSTSAHQGPAVMDGVSGGASAGGAGGGAAAEISVVAEFWMGGATGGGGGGATGGVDAEHSANGVAVAIKTTGGADPPSATPPPPHTEEVGPSEGGLSDVSPAPPQTDCPPSQSSGTDWDCRAEPGSSPCPSPCPSTCPS, from the exons ATGTCTGAGAACCAGGCCAACAACAACAACGTGCcgctcaacaacaacaacaacaacatgggcAACAACCGCATACGCAACCCCAACATCAACCAGAACCCGCTCATCAACGTGAGGGACCGCCTCTTCCACGCCCTCTTCTTCAAGATGGCCGTCACCTACGCCCGGCTTTTCCCGCCGTCATTCAGGAGGGTGTTTGAGTTCTTCGTCCTGTTAAAG GCCCTCTTCGTCCTCTTCATCCTCGCCTACATCCACATCGCCTTCTCTCGCTCGCCCATCAACTGTCTGGAGGTGGTGAGGGAGCGCTGGCCTCGCGACGGCATCCTTCGCGTGGAGATCCAGCGGAACTCCAGCCGGGCGCCCGTCTTCCTGCGCTACTACGACTCCGCGGGCTTCCAGGCGGAGCTCAATATGGAGGACGGCGCCGGAGACGCGGTGGATGCCGGGGACGCGGACGGCAGCGGCGAGGGCTGGCTCAGCCTGGCGGCGCTGc gggaggaggaggaggaggaggagatgacggTGGACATGTTCGACAACAGCTCGGTGCAG TTTGAGCTGGACATCGAACCTCGTCTGAAGCCGTCTCTGATTGGAGGAGGCGTCGGAGGAGGTGGGGGTGGCAGCGGAGGGGGCGGAGTCAATGACAGCCAGGACGTGTCCTTCAGCCAGACCACTAAAGGTACGCAGCCGCTGAGGGACTCAGTGTCTGAGCTGGAGATGATGACCAGAGCAG TCTGGCCTCAGGAGGAGTATATCGTGGAGTATTCCCTGGAGTACGGTTTCCTGCGTCTGTCTCAGAACACCAGACAGAGGCTCAACATCCCCGTCATGGTCGTTACTCTGG ACCCGATGAAGGACGAGTGCTTTGGCGACGGCTTCAGTCGTTTTCTGCTCGACGAGTTTCTGGGATACGACGACATCCTGATGTCCAGCGTGAAGGCACTCGCAGAGAACGAGGAAAACAAAG GGTTTCTGAGGAACGTGGTGTCTGGAGAACATTACCGCTTCGTCAGCATGTGGATGGCGAGGACGTCGTACCTGGCCGCCTTCGTCATCATGGTCATATTT ACTCTGTCGGTGTCGATGCTGCTCAGATACTCACATCACCAGATCTTCGTCTTCATCG TGGATCTGCTTCAGATGTTGGAGATGAACATGACCATCGCCTTCCCAGCAGCCCCTCTGCTCACCGTCATCCTGGCCCTCGTCG gaatGGAGGCCATCATGTCGGAGTTCTTCAACGACACCACCACCGCCTTCTACATCATCCTCATCGTCTGGTTGGCCGACCAGTACGACGCCATCTGCTGCCACACCAACACCAGCAAACGCCACTGGCTGAG GTTCTTTTATTTGTACCACTTTGCCTTCTACGCCTATCACTACCGCTTCAACGGTCAGTACAGCAGCCTGGCCCTGGTCACCTCCTGGCTCTTTATCCAG CATTCCATGATCTACTTCTTCCATCATTATGAGCTTCCTGCTATCCTGCAGCAGATCCGGATCCAGGAGATGCTTCTCCAGAACCAGCAGGCGGGTCAGAACCAGCAGACGGCGCTGCAGGACAacctcaacaacaacaacagcgctGCCACCGCCAACGCAGGGGGGGCTCCTGGACCCAACACAGACTCCGCCCAGCCTCCACCTGCTCCGCCCACCAGCGCCCAACCGGCTCCTGAGACTGAGTCCCAGACCGCCGGCGCTGTAGGGGAGGTCCGTTCGGAGCTGAACTGGGTTGCTCAGACGGCGGCCATCATCACCGAGGCGCTGTCGACATCCGCCCATCAGGGGCCGGCCGTGATGGACGGGGTCAGTGGAGGAGCGTCGGCAGGAGGAGCAGGCGGAGGCGCCGCCGCGGAGATCAGCGTGGTGGCGGAGTTCTGGATGGGAGGAGCcacgggaggaggaggaggcggagccaCAGGCGGAGTGGATGCAGAGCACAGTGCAAACGGCGTTGCCGTGGCGATTAAAACGACAGGAGGAGCCGATCCTCCGTCCGCaacccctccccctcctcacaCAGAGGAGGTGGGGCCCTCAGAGGGAGGGCTTTCAGATGTAAGCCCCGCCCCTCCGCAGACAGACTGCCCCCCCTCACAGAGTTCAGGTACAGACTGGGACTGCAGAGCAGAGCCGGGCTCCTCCCCCTGCCCCTCCCCCTGTCCATCCACCTGTCCATCCTGA